One Pseudomonas sp. FP1742 genomic window carries:
- a CDS encoding ammonium transporter, giving the protein MENLQSAVDSLVHSSNTLFILIGAVMVLAMHAGFAFLEVGTVRQKNQVNALSKILSDFAVSTLAYFFIGYWISYGVTFMQPAAVITVDHGYGLVKFFFLLTFAAAIPAIISGGIAERARFVPQLCATALIVAFIYPFFEGMVWNGNFGLQAWLLERFGASFHDFAGSVVVHAMGGWLALAAVLLLGPRQGRYRDGRLVAFAPSSIPFLALGSWILIVGWFGFNVMSAQTLQGVSGLVAVNSLMALVGGTVAALIVGRNDPGFLHNGPLAGLVAICAGSDLMHPVGALVTGAIAGALFVWCFTAAQGKWRIDDVLGVWPLHGLCGVWGGIACGIFGQTALGGLGGVSLISQLIGTSLGVVVALAGGFAVYGAIKVVHGLRLSQEEEYYGADLSVHKIGAVSLD; this is encoded by the coding sequence CAAAGTGCTGTGGACAGTCTGGTCCATAGCTCCAACACGTTGTTCATCCTTATCGGTGCAGTCATGGTTTTGGCCATGCACGCCGGTTTCGCCTTTCTCGAGGTCGGGACGGTTCGACAAAAGAACCAGGTCAACGCCTTGTCGAAGATCCTCAGCGACTTCGCCGTTTCGACCCTTGCTTACTTCTTTATAGGCTATTGGATTTCCTACGGGGTCACTTTTATGCAACCGGCGGCGGTAATCACCGTCGACCATGGCTATGGATTGGTGAAGTTTTTCTTTCTGCTGACCTTTGCGGCGGCGATACCGGCGATCATTTCCGGAGGTATCGCCGAGCGCGCCCGGTTCGTTCCGCAGTTGTGCGCGACAGCGCTGATCGTGGCGTTCATCTACCCCTTCTTCGAAGGCATGGTCTGGAATGGCAACTTCGGTTTGCAAGCCTGGTTGCTGGAACGCTTCGGCGCCAGTTTCCATGACTTCGCCGGCTCCGTGGTGGTTCATGCCATGGGCGGCTGGCTGGCACTCGCGGCGGTGTTGTTGCTCGGGCCAAGGCAAGGTCGTTATCGCGACGGACGATTGGTGGCATTCGCGCCGTCGAGCATCCCCTTTCTGGCGCTGGGTTCGTGGATCCTGATCGTCGGCTGGTTTGGCTTCAACGTGATGAGCGCCCAGACCCTGCAGGGCGTCAGCGGGTTGGTGGCGGTGAACTCGTTGATGGCCCTGGTCGGTGGCACGGTGGCGGCGTTGATCGTCGGGCGCAATGACCCGGGCTTCCTGCATAACGGCCCGTTGGCCGGTTTGGTGGCGATCTGCGCCGGCTCGGATCTGATGCACCCGGTGGGCGCCTTGGTGACAGGTGCCATCGCCGGAGCCCTGTTTGTGTGGTGCTTTACCGCGGCCCAAGGCAAATGGCGTATCGACGATGTACTGGGTGTCTGGCCTTTGCATGGGCTGTGTGGCGTCTGGGGCGGGATCGCTTGCGGTATCTTCGGTCAAACCGCTTTGGGTGGTTTGGGGGGCGTGAGCCTGATCAGCCAGTTGATCGGCACTTCTTTGGGGGTGGTCGTGGCCCTGGCCGGTGGTTTTGCCGTGTATGGCGCGATCAAGGTGGTCCATGGCCTGCGCCTGAGCCAGGAAGAAGAGTATTACGGCGCGGACTTGTCGGTGCACAAGATCGGCGCCGTGAGTCTGGATTGA